The Ciona intestinalis chromosome 9, KH, whole genome shotgun sequence genome contains the following window.
GATGATGAAGATGATATTGATCATGAATTATCACTAGATTATGTTGATGAAAAGACAGGAGAATCTCCAATGTCGGGGTAAGCTCTTACTTGTATATAActtaattactttatttttaaaaatgctttCAAGTCATAAGTTTAAGTATTACTCTTGATTGCTTGGAATAGTAAAATTATTACACAGATAGTAATTTAAAGAATCAAattatacagttttttaaatgattagggaaaaaaaggaaaatattgttgaattaagtaataaacaattatCTTACACATTACGTTAATTACACCGATTACCTAttttctatatagtagggtgggggaagatgggatacctttagcacataatatttgcaTATccaataaaatgtgttttaaacaattaacaacggtgtatagGAATCGtagggatacagttttataattctttgaatcttctttgtttactaacaaatgcaacgagcaaatagaatgaaaatgtgtcccatctcccccaccctactatatatcatcaAAACTACATGGCTATCTTCCACACAGATCATCATCCACTCAGTCATTAAAGAGTCCAAGCCACCCTCATGGTCCTGTGCTTACCAATACAGCTCTGCATGTGCTTAGGTTATGCGGGAGGTATGGAAGCTTTGGTTTGGTATTGGAGTACCAAGCCATTAAGCAGTAACCTGTATTTAACTTTCTTTCTCTGTTGCCACGagaaatattataatgttGAAATTACTCTTCTGATTTAAATACTCTtctgctaaaaataaaaatatcttttattaaaatatacatttgtttAGAAATCAGGTGctttatgaaaataaatttacttttagtaaaataaaaatttagaaaatcaCAACAATACACTCTGCTGCGATAGATCTTAAAAcctaagattttaaaattatgttttcaaTCCCCAGTTACCTTAAAATGTGTGATGTGTTGCAACCAATTGCATTAGATGTCGTGATTTGTATGTCTCAGTTGTTTGATCTTTACTTCTATGCTGTGTATGCATTCTTCTCAACTGATgaggtaaatattgtttagtttATGCGTTTCTGCTGTTACTGTGATGATACCATGCAATGTTGGATACAATAACTTGTcagagaaaatatattttgctcaAATGCCAAAGTTATAATATCTTATGGGAACCCTTGTTAGACTGTGCCCAGTCGTTGTTATTACTACAATGCAATGTATTCACAGCCCATTTACATTAGTTATTATAGTTTATTCCAGGTCATGCATGCCAATATTAATTGATCATATCTATGGTAGATATCTAAaccatgttttattcaaaGGAAAAGCATCGATGTCGACTTGATCGTCTTCAATCGACCGTAACccacatagaaacaacattatttacTCCTGAGGTTAACGGAAAAGCACCCAACGCTCAGCAGGTGaacatttactttttttaacaggGATAGTTAGGTGTATTATCTCcaaaacaaaactaacttTTTGGTTCCATTTTtgctgattaatgcagtgtagaaaatttcCGGGTAGGCCTACCTTCTTTGCCACCCCATTCAGCTTGGTGTCTGTGGACTCATTCCTTTACAATGTTATAATCCAAGTTATGGCTCAATAAACATCCTTATCAAATAACAGGAGATGCCTCAAATATCCGTCCCTACCCTTTCCCCTGCTGTTGATTTAAACCAACCCAGCTCGTATTATGGAATCACTGAACGCATTGTTGCAACTGAATCACTGTGAGTTTGAAACTATATGAAATATCTCCTATGGAGTTTTAATAACCTGAAAAGGATGTCAAAACGCTGGTACTATacaattaaagaataaaaggGGCTTTATCATACTTCTTCATGTGCCCAGCATTGGCACCGTATaggttgaaaatatttttaaattcaaatactGTATGGTAATGATATATCCAAATGAATGCAAGGTATAGTGGTGCTACATGAATATTACATGTTTAATttgcataatttttattatatatgggcAGGGCAATGTCCTTCGATAAGTCAAGCCAGGGAATTTGGGACAGTTCATCTATGGTTTGCAAACGCTTGATTTATTACTTTGTATTTCAGAATTTGTCTTGCCAGCCAGTTTGAATTGCTTCATAAAAACTTAGAAGAAATGATTCCTTCTTCTAAGAAAGCTTTTCTGCAACAATTCTATTCACAGGTTTGTATGgaagtttataaacaataaatattttatgtaatcTGCAATCAGATTATATCACAGCGGTCACAACATCATATCAAATTATATCATAACCGGtattgacagcgagcatgaggtgcttGAATACATAAGTCCCCCCTGTATATCATGACAAATGAATTACTTTATCcgcgcgtggctggaaaaggACAGTTGTGATAACAcaattgttctgttttatacacctcgtatcagcttagttaccacgtatgtaactttgtgggtgattattttttttttggttttttcattttttttattgtatggctgataatttggacaacctgttagtgaccactgggttggagcaaagaAGACGTAAATAAACTACATGTTATATCTCAGACGGTCCGTGCAACAACTGATGTCCGCTACCCTTCCTACCTTGGCATCGCAATCCACTCGGTTGACGTGGCAACCACTGTTAATAGGATGTCTATGGTGAATTGGGACGTGCGTGAAATAATGTCGCAACATAACAACTACGTGGATTTACTCTTAAATGATCTTTCTAATTTTAGAATCACTTTGTTTGGCTTAGTGAGGTATGTATCTAATTCTATAATGTAGTATGGGTTTCCAGTCAGCATTCACTCTTATCCCATTTGCTANNNNNNNNNNNNNNNNNNNNNNNNNNNNNNNNNNNNNNNNNNNNNNNNNNNNNNNNNNNNNNNNNNNNNNNNNNNNNNNNNNNNNNNNNNNNNNNNNNNNNNNNNNNNNNNNNNNNNNNNNNNNNATATATGGGCAGGGCAATGTCCTTCGATAAGTCAAGCCAGGGAATTTGGGACAGTTCATCTATGGTTTGCAAACGCTTGATTTATTACTTTGTATTTCAGAATTTGTCTTGCCAGCCAGTTTGAATTGCTTCATAAAAACTTAGAAGAAATGATTCCTTCTTCTAAGAAAGCTTTTCTGCAACAATTCTATTCACAGGTTTGTATGgaagtttataaacaataaatattttatgtaatcTGCAATCAGATTATATCACAGCGGTCACAACATCATATCAAATTATATCATAACCGGtattgacagcgagcatgaggtgcttGAATACATAAGTCCCCCCTGTATATCATGACAAATGAATTACTTTATCcgcgcgtggctggaaaaggACAGTTGTGATAACAcaattgttctgttttatacacctcgtatcaGCTTAGTTACCACCATAGCTTACCTCCATTTTACCTCCATatggttaccacgtatgtaactttgtgggtgattattttttttttggttttttcattttttttattgtatggctgataatttggacaacctgttagtgaccactgggttggagcaaagaAGACGTAAATAAACTACATGTTATATCTCAGACGGTCCGTGCAACAACTGATGTCCGCTACCCTTCCTACCTTGGCATCGCAATCCACTCGGTTGACGTGGCAACCACTGTTAATAGGATGTCTATGGTGAATTGGGACGTGCGTGAAATAATGTCGCAACACAACAACTACGTGGATTTACTCCTAAATGATCTTTCTAATTTTAGAATCACTTTGTTTGGCTTAGTGAGGTATGTATCTAATTCTATAATGTAGTATGGGTTTCCAGTCAGGCATTCACTCTTatcccatttgctagtaaaaaaaagaatatttacagaattatataagtGCATCCCTCGTgctttaattgtaaaaaaacatgatttagTATTATGACATATTAACATCTagcccccactctactatatttagctttaatataatgttttgtaaatatatgtaacaAGTTTCGTGTGTAATGAAACAGTAACCGTGGGTTTAACTTTCGAATTATTAAAGTGTCTATATCTTCACCAGTGCTtccatattttgtatattacaGAAGTGTTCGTCTTCCTGATGAAGTAGTGAAAgttatctggcaacactgtataaCAATATGCAACCAAGCTTTTGTAGAAGGGTAAGATACCATTACAATATTATTATCATGAACTcatattaactttattgtaTCATCGTTTAACCCAGCGTAACTTTTGATTCGACAACAATTCAATATCAGAACTTTACATCCACAATTTCCAACCCGTAACCCCTACCCTATGTTAATGTTCTGATTAACTTTCTGACAGTTTTtcatatagtttttttaagttaaaatccATCTTAAGACCCAGATATTCCGCAAAGTTTCTATTGCTTGACTAGCTTTTAAACATCTGGTTTAAAATTGGGGGaataccaaatattttatctaTCTCAAGAATTGGACCTTTTTTAGCTTTAGCTTATACAAAAttaacatccaaatattttcatagaTTTTCGAATGTAAAGAAATGCAGCAACGAGGGCAGAGCGCTGATGCAACTTGATTATCAACAATTCCTTATGAAACTAGAAAAACTCACAAATATCAGGTGAGTTGTCATATTATATTGATTGTAGTAATAGTTTTTGATAGGTGTGTGTCTTTGGAAAGAAAGACATGAATTGTAGTTGTCAAATTCACCATAATATGGATGGCTGTCACCAATCACAATACTTACTTCTTGCCCACTGTTAAATACACACGTTTTGCTCCCGGTTTGGCCAAAAGACcttgtaactttatcctcgcgtggccggaaacgacagttgttataacacaagtgttgttgcatctcgtgccagctacgagttaccatgtatgttaccttATCCTCTATCAAACAAAAAGCTGCAATAAACCACTTCATTACCCCACATTAATCCCCCTTTCTTTCCAGGCCAATCCCCAACCGTGAATATGTAGAGTCTTACATTAAGGCTTATTACCTCACTGAGACCGACCTGCACCAATGGATGAATAATCATACCGAGTACAACCATAAACAACTGACagctttgctctcttgttcGGCTGCAACATACACCTCGTCAAGTTCAAAcaggaaaacaaaacaacgcATGATGTCATTAATTGATGATCTCACCAATAGgaagtgacatcataatacttCATCCATCCTATAGTAGAATGtatcattgtgatgtcacaaggtGTTGTGTTGTTTATGTAATTCATGATGCACTTTatctattgtgacgtcaaagaAGATCGACGCTTGGGTAATTCCCCTAAAAGAAGACCAAATATGGGTGAGCAATTTTATTGACAGCTATCTACACACTGGTTCAAGTAACGTAAAAAGTGGAACAGTTTTAAGTTGTCACAAATTAAATACAAGTTCCATCTTTCACAAAACGTCATCATCGTACGGTgcaataatatattgtttctatgtcaATACAATTAGCGCTCCTCTGCCACCAAGTGAACGTTGACAGGTGCTAGtactgacgtcatcaaaccGGTCAGATCCGGTTCTACCTTATCTTGATCGAACCGAAACCGGAATCCCCGCACTAGGTTAGTTAGGAATATAAACTGCTGGTAGATCGCTATCTGACTCCCCAGGCAATATCGAGGCCCGATAGAAAACGGCACGATCTTCTCGCTTTTGGTGAATCCCCCATCCTCTGTGACGTGTCGCTCCGGACGGAATTCTGACGGCTGCTTCCACCATTTTGGGTCGTTCTGTATTGCCCACAAGTTGGCTACTACGCTCGTACCGGTTGGTATGACGTAATCTTTAACCGTGACGTCACTTGTGGCTTGATGACGTAACGAAAGGGGAAACACCGGCCTCAGACGTGACGATTCATGCATGACAGCTCTTGTGTATGGCATAGAATCCATCATTGACgtagtgatgacgtcattgccgGCTACACTTTTCACCTCTGCCGCCATTTTTTCTTGAACTTGAGGATTTTGGGCGAGAAATACAAGCGACCAATGAACCGTGGTTGCCATGGTATCGGTTCCCGCCATAAATAGGTCGGTCAAGTAACAAGAGAGCTGTTGATTGTTGTAAACTTCGCCGGTCTCCCAATCCTGAAGGTTCTGCAGCATCCCTTCGATCAATTTTTTGCTCCCTGTCATTTTTTCTTTCACTTGCCGGACTCTCTCCTTTCCCTTCTTCTCCAGCATTCTCTCGTATGCAACCGATGACCGAATTTGTGGGAACATACCAGCCATGAACTCCATAAAACCATTACCAGCCTTATAAACGGGATCTGCCAATACCTTTGACAGATTTACTTCATCTTGTTTGTTCATACCTTCAGAAGGCTCTCCTGCAACGAAGATAAACGTATAAATTATCAAATTCATCTTATTCTCAAAGCGAATAAATGAGACCTATCTATTCTCGCGTAACGCATCTATTTATGCTATTTGTAACACGCGTGTAGTAGTGTCGTGCATCGAAACCGATATCCTTTGATTACGTTGTGGGCGGTCTAACCACCAAATCACATATATTACACTACATTAGTGGGAAAGCCAAAGATATATCAATATTATGCGGAATCCCCGCTCACCGTAAATAATGCTCTTTACGATATTAAACGTTGGTACAGCGAGATAGTAACCCGCCTCGAACGATCCCTTTGTTTCCCGGATTCTACAAATCATTTTCTTgcattctgacgtcataatctcTTCTGTATTCACTTTCCCGAACCCTTTGAGCGTTTTAACGCGAAGTTTTCGCTGTTCCTGCCACTGTGGAGAATAATCCGCGAACAGTTCGTTGTGGTTGGCGTCGATGAATCTCCCCGACAGGTGGTTCCCCTGTTTCACGAACCCTTCGCTTGCAGCTTCGTAAGTGTTGAGCACGACTGTGCGGGTATTCCCCCGAGTAAAGAAGAAAACGGGGCCGTAGTTTTGCCACCCCCAAACCGCTAGGGTGCGCTCTAGGCTACCCAGAACAAAGGGTACACTCCCTAGAAAGGGTAATCCCCTTGATCCCGGGGGAAACTTCTTTGACCCCTTTTGTTTCACCCAGCTTGCTGCGACAACAGCTATTGCAGATATGACGCaaactattatgacgtcatacatgaTTAATTATGACAAAACAAATTCTAGCAAATCaacctgaaacaaaaaaataaaatttttatttatttaataactaAAAGCGTCTCCCTGTAAGTGTACAGGGTGTAAAATAATGAATAGATCGATGAACGcataacttgtttattgtcGCGTCGTGGGCCAACGATAGCACGGGAATCAGCGTTGAGTCCGGAACCTGTAAATCTTCTGGGCTGGCGGAAGCCCCCCTAACAGACTGCCGTGCTCAGTTTTACAGCAACAAATCCTCCTGTGGCCCGGTTGTTCTATCTATACCTGTTTGTCATACCTGCGGTTTGCGACTCAAATAATTTTCAATCTCAACGGAAAAGAAAcgaaacaaaatatacaatttcaATACGGTggataagtaaaaaaaacacaataaatagTCAAAGCGACTACACCCTAAACGcctattattttttgtctttccCATTGCGCGAGCTTCCTAGTCACGCCACCGAATCACACCAGGTGTCCATAGGGCGTCCGGTAAGCCGCAAATAAAAGTTACGACACTAATGAATTTACTTAGTTTTGCCCCATTAGAAAGAACGAATTCAAAGCTCGCGTTATCGCTACAATATAATCTGCATTCACAAACAAAACGACCAATCAAACTCGtagaaaaatataacttgctcttaaatataaaatacttaaaggtttaaaagtatttttccaTTGCGTGCTAGTGTTAATGACCTAAAACGTTTAGTCACGTCtgattaaataagttaaatatatagtaggccaaagagatggttttaatctctttgagTAGGCTATAGTCCAGCACAGTTCGGATTATCAGCGTCGCCTTTTTAAACCGATACCCTAATTTTATCCATCTAATTTTGATTGTATACTTGCGAAAAATTactgaaaagttttttatcccccccaaaaaaacaaataaatgaaaggAAACTTCGAGTAACTATAGCCGATTCTGGCTTAAACCCCAGCAGGCGTgccatttttacagtttacctatatagaatataagcTTACTTGTACAAAACAGTTCCCCACAAATTCCCTCTGTTACATGCTTGTCCATCACCCGTATGATCGATTACGTCCACGACATGTCGTTTTAATTTTACCCAAACTTCTTCGCACGCCGTGCATACGGTT
Protein-coding sequences here:
- the LOC100176315 gene encoding cytochrome P450 2J6-like — protein: MYDVIIVCVISAIAVVAASWVKQKGSKKFPPGSRGLPFLGSVPFVLGSLERTLAVWGWQNYGPVFFFTRGNTRTVVLNTYEAASEGFVKQGNHLSGRFIDANHNELFADYSPQWQEQRKLRVKTLKGFGKVNTEEIMTSECKKMICRIRETKGSFEAGYYLAVPTFNIVKSIIYGEPSEGMNKQDEVNLSKVLADPVYKAGNGFMEFMAGMFPQIRSSVAYERMLEKKGKERVRQVKEKMTGSKKLIEGMLQNLQDWETGEVYNNQQLSCYLTDLFMAGTDTMATTVHWSLVFLAQNPQVQEKMAAEVKSVAGNDVITTSMMDSMPYTRAVMHESSRLRPVFPLSLRHQATSDVTVKDYVIPTGTSVVANLWAIQNDPKWWKQPSEFRPERHVTEDGGFTKSEKIVPFSIGPRYCLGSQIAIYQQFIFLTNLVRGFRFRFDQDKVEPDLTGLMTSVLAPVNVHLVAEER